From Salvelinus sp. IW2-2015 linkage group LG2, ASM291031v2, whole genome shotgun sequence, one genomic window encodes:
- the LOC111972838 gene encoding kelch-like protein 10, whose protein sequence is MNELEETATSTKFQRCSMERKMSAVTCTIFNELRLEGKLCDVVIKVNGIEFNAHKNILCGCSSYFRALFTSGWNNIEKRVYSIPGVNPDMMRLIIEYAYTRSVPVTAENVEPLLAAADQFCILGIVRACCDYLEAQLCLQNCIGICKFADFYSCPDLRRRAYLFILHHFEMVRFSEEFKELSLAQLCDIIEKDNLNVKQEDVVFEAVLRWINHSPQDRKAHVSVLLPKVRMALMTADYFMNNVKNNTLVKDNDGRCNICGGLVKMGMKVLVHRQMSYKTPRNHKPVETLDRPPMKGSRRRQCGGHSGLMREAKLMR, encoded by the exons ATGAATGAACTGGAAGAGACAGCCACCTCCACCAAATTTCAAAGATGCAGCATGGAGAGGAAAATGAGTGCTGTGACCTGTACAATCTTTAACGAGTTACGTCTGGAGGGAAAACTCTGTGATGTGGTCATCAAGGTCAATGGCATCGAGTTCAATGCCCACAAGAACATCCTTTGTGGATGCAGCTCATACTTCCG TGCTCTCTTCACAAGTGGCTGGAACAACATTGAGAAGCGGGTCTACAGCATTCCTGGTGTGAACCCAGACATGATGCGCCTGATCATCGAGTATGCCTACACACGTTCCGTGCCTGTGACTGCGGAGAATGTAGAACCGCTCCTGGCGGCTGCAGACCAGTTCTGCATCCTGGGGATCGTGAGAGCCTGCTGCGACTATCTGGAGGCCCAGCTCTGTCTGCAGAACTGCATCGGCATCTGCAAGTTTGCAGACTTCTACTCCTGCCCTGATCTGCGCCGCCGGGCCTACCTTTTCATCCTGCACCACTTTGAGATGGTGCGTTTCTCGGAGGAGTTCAAggagctctctctggcacagctCTGTGACATCATCGAGAAGGACAACCTGAATGTGAAGCAGGAGGATGTTGTGTTTGAGGCGGTCCTACGCTGGATCAACCACTCGCCTCAGGACCGCAAGGCCCACGTCTCTGTGCTGCTGCCCAAG gtccgcatggccttgatgacagccgaCTACTTCATGAACAACGTGAAGAACAATACCCTGGTGAAGGACAATGATG GCCGTTGTAACATCTGCGGTGGCCTTGTCAAAATGGGAATGAAGGTGCTTGTTCACAGGCAGATGAGCTACAAAACCCCCCGAAACCACAAACCAGTGGAAACTCTGGACCGGCCCCCAATGAAGGGAAGCAGGCGCAGGCAGTGTGGGGGTCATTCGGGCCTTATGCGGGAAGCCAAGCTAATGCGGTGA